One genomic region from Amphiprion ocellaris isolate individual 3 ecotype Okinawa chromosome 20, ASM2253959v1, whole genome shotgun sequence encodes:
- the rpap1 gene encoding RNA polymerase II-associated protein 1: protein MLQRPKPTDSEADLLREQEHFLTSGAPSAANVVRRPDKRRGEAGEAERDSGETGGSQRDVVTIEDLPDQLPSLTPAPPKKSRFKAGRVTFEDEDAEERLDRSDTHISAVLSKIVERDTSSAPISLPAFTGTAFPKVLHRSETNNQPPQSSAGGKKSIFARQIAAQRLKEGKTADFRKQNLPTETSMDIDQPPAVSGPTLVSGQGLGGSDSSGETMRIHKENQAKLQAMSQSEILEEQQKLLSQLDPGLVEFVRSRKAQSVPSAASPSKHAEDKSNKEDLPLQNASRELKSASANVLFQKGQEVEMEGEEEEEEEEEEEVSPPPAVTEEDLPVKPQKEWVHMDKLEPEKLEWMRDLPAPRRKGTKKAMQARFDFTGSLIAPTEDLPTHLGLHHHGEEPERAGYSLKELFLLSRSQIIQQRNLALSTLANILSKARAGEYLSVLKGNMVSSLLDAGLVFLLRFALDDSVEGVMSAAVHTLKALLVSAEDEECLDCTFSWFRGLASFPLLPTAQEEEDEEDEGLDESLKETAKEKEERKSDHDVARQDVIKGLLKMKLLPRLRYILEVVRPSPRVVQDVLEILTRIARHSSSSATQVLDCPRLMETVMSEFLPTSWSPLASLPPLSIYGLPLASAVKLLRVLATSGRHACARLLNSLGVRERLSCLLSAEPSELLLEPTEALRITTEAYRLWAVSAGYGQACKLYIDLYPALVKTLQSVHRVLSPSDPLLPLQLQRLLAQLSLLTQVTHTAGCHQELQAGMVSSQGDECPPPPPVSWGHVTGLQAALLGHLKGFLKSLDNPVQKDSSLTVIPAYLVYLEAYYHQLSRQNCFKPVETLQELELLTSEVLLPLMSHDSVQGLMKNLESSSVVCNLQQSSHLGPETTPNLPGLACSGWRNRPGLVVPSSPFPLLTGLGLLVETITGIHKGLSKKFTGLLLSKPLISYLHRCSQATPKLSHTRAWLLRHEHHLLYLLLRLAHRQVPTEPEVAKHASLYHQVALVLLPWLLPGSEYLAHELLSTIIFSKDFISEGHSGGPEAVELGELKLHEETQQHTSPSLQTVGALLREACVQLPSIRGCFLTHLAHLESSVLVSRDAILGHNPWIKSHLLPELTGPILPLDWPFLPLVSLYERTGVSDGGGLAVEELPQGSLQAVTHCLQWLLLLEVWREDTIKAVLPVAKLARLSCVFLCSSDLFLERPVQKLTWGLFRLLTRGSRLDSLDLNEPPPGLASFQDLYSALLAQYEAVSFGDRLFGCWVLLPLQRRYSATMRLAVFGEHVGMLRSLGVTLAQLSIPIERFTSPPEDSLPVLRLYFRSLVTGTLKFSWCPVLYVVALSHVNSFIFSQDAAAQEVEIARHSMLRKIYYLTDEMLKNHLLLFRLPQQHSELGFNTYEQLPPIRAKRLANVVGLQDSSNDKGD, encoded by the exons ATGTTGCAGCGTCCCAAACCAACTGACTCTGAGGCAGACCTCCTGAGAGAGCAGGAGCATTTTCTGACCTCTGGTGCTCCATCTGCTGCTAATGTGGTCCGACGTCCCgacaagaggagaggagaggctggAGAAGCCGAAAGAGACAGTGGGGAGACTGGAGGAAGTCAGAGAGATGTGGTCACCATAGAAG ATCTTCCAGACCAGCTCCCCTCTCTAACACCTGCCCCTCCTAAAAAGTCCCGCTTTAAAGCTGGCCGTGTCACCTTTGAAGATGAGGATGCCGAGGAAAGGCTGGACAGAAGCGACACTCACATCAGCGCTGTTCTCTCCAAGATTGTT GAGAGAGATACCAGCTCTGCTCCAATATCTCTACCAGCGTTTACAGGCACGGCTTTCCCCAAAGTACTGCACCGCTCGGAGACCAACAACCAG CCACCACAGTCATCAGctggaggaaagaaaagcatCTTTGCTCGTCAGATTGCTGCACAGAGACTGAAGGAGGGCAAGACAGCAGACTTCAGAAAGCAGAACCTCCCAACAGAAACTAGTATGGATATAGATC AGCCCCCTGCAGTCTCAGGTCCCACATTGGTATCAGGGCAGGGGCTTGGTGGCTCAGATAGCTCAGGAGAGACCATGAGGATCCACAAGGAGAACCAGGCCAAGCTTCAAGCAATGTCCCAGTCTGAGATActggaggagcagcagaaactcTTATCTCAGCTTG ATCCTGGACTGGTTGAGTTTGTTAGATCCCGCAAAGCCCAAAGCGTCCCATCTGCTGCTTCACCATCCAAACACGCCGAGGACAAAAGCAACAAGGAGGATCTTCCTCTTCAAAATGCAAGCAGAGAGTTGAAGTCTGCCAGTGCTAATGTGCTGTTTCAGAAAGGCCAAGAAGTGGAgatggaaggagaggaggaggaggaggaggaagaggaagaggaagtgtcACCACCACCTGCTGTGACGG AGGAGGATCTGCCAGTGAAGCCTCAGAAGGAATGGGTCCACATGGATAAACTGGAGCCGGAGAAGCTGGAGTGGATGAGAGACTTGCCTGCACCCAGAAGAAAAGGAACTAAGAAG GCCATGCAGGCTCGTTTTGACTTCACAGGGAGCTTAATTGCACCCACTGAGGATCTGCCCACCCACTTGGGTCTGCACCACCACGGAGAGGAACCTGAG cGGGCAGGTTATTCCCTGAAGGAACTCTTTCTGCTGTCTCGGAGTCAGATCATCCAGCAGAGGAATCTGGCCCTCAGCACTCTGGCCAACATCCTCTCAAAG GCACGCGCTGGGGAGTATCTGTCAGTTCTGAAAGGCAACATGGTGTCTTCTCTGCTCGACGCCGGTTTGGTCTTTCTGCTCCGATTTGCACTGGATGACAGTGTTGAGGGAGTGATGTCGGCAGCTGTGCATACACTTAAAGCACTCCTGGTGTCTGCAGAAGATGAG GAGTGTTTGGACTGCACCTTCTCCTGGTTTCGTGGTCTGGCCTCCTTCCCTCTGCTGCCGACTGCTcaggaagaggaagacgaggaagATGAAGGTCTGGATGAAAGTCTCAAGGAGACGGCcaaggagaaagaggaaagaaagagtGATCATGATGTGGCGAGACAGGATGTTATCAAG GGTTTGTTAAAGATGAAACTGCTGCCCAGGCTACGCTACATTCTTGAGGTGGTCCGACCATCGCCTCGGGTGGTTCAGGATGTGCTGGAGATCCTGACTCGTATCGCTCggcactcctcctcctctgccacaCAG GTGTTGGATTGCCCCCGTCTGATGGAGACGGTGATGTCAGAGTTCCTTCCCACTTCCTGGTCACCATTAGCTTCACTCCCTCCTCTGTCCATCTATGGACTACCACTAGCCAGCGCCGTGAAGCTGTTGAGGGTTTTGGCTACCTCTGGCAGACATGCATGTGCCAGACTG CTGAATTCTCTCGGAGTAAGAGAGCGTTTGTCTTGTCTCCTGAGTGCTGAGCccagtgagctgctgctggaaccGACCGAGGCCCTCAGGATCACCACGGAGGCCTACAGGCTGTGGGCCGTATCAGCCGGCTACGGACAGGCCTGCAAATTATACAT AGACCTGTATCCAGCTTTGGTGAAGACGCTGCAGTCCGTCCACAGAGTTCTTTCCCCCTCAGATCCTTTGCTACCTCTGCAGCTCCAGCGTCTCCTGGCTCAGCTGTCTCTGCTCACACAAGTCACACACACTGCTGGATGTCACCAGGAGCTACAGGCCGGCATGGTCAG ctcTCAGGGAGATGAATGCCCCCCGCCTCCTCCGGTGTCTTGGGGTCATGTCACAGGGTTGCAGGCAGCCTTGTTGGGGCATTTGAAGGGTTTTCTCAAGAGTCTTGATAATCCAGTTCAGAAAGACAGCAGCCTCACTGTGATACCAGCTTACCTGGTCTATCTAGAAGCTTACTACCACCAGCTCTCCAGACAG AACTGTTTCAAGCCAGTGGAGACTCTCCAAGAACTTGAGTTGCTAACATCTGAGGTTCTTCTCCCACTAATGAGTCACGATTCTGTACAAGGACTGATGAAGAATCTTGA GTCTTCATCAGTAGTGTGTAATCTTCAGCAGTCCAGTCATCTGGGCCCAGAAACGACTCCTAACCTGCCTGGTTTGGCTTGTTCAGGATGGAGGAATCGTCCTGGACTGGTTGTTCCCAGCTCCCCCTTCCCTCTTCTGACAGGACTGGGGCTCCTCGTGGAAACAATCACAGGGATCCATAAAGGTCTCAGCAAGAAG TTCACTGGCCTCCTCTTGTCAAAGCCTCTGATCAGTTACCTGCATCGCTGCAGTCAGGCTACGCCCAAACTTTCTCACACCAGAGCCTGGCTTCTCCGTCATGAACACCATCTTCTCTACCTGCTGCTACGGCTGGCACACAGACAG GTTCCAACTGAGCCAGAAGTAGCGAAACATGCCTCACTTTACCACCAAGTGGCGCTGGTTCTACTGCCATGGCTATTGCCAGGCAGTGAATACCTGGCACACGAACTGCTCTCCACTATTATCTTTAGCAAGGACTTTATATC AGAAGGACACAGTGGAGGGCCTGAAGCTGTAGAGTTGGGGGAGCTGAAGCTTCACGAggagacacaacaacacacttcTCCATCGCTGCAGACTGTCGGCGCTCTCCTGAGAGAAGCTTGCGTCCAGCTGCCGTCCATACGAGGCTGTTTTCTCACTCACCTGGCCCATTTGGAGTCCTCTGTACTGGTGTCCCGGGATGCTATCCTGGGCCACAACCCTTGGATCAAATCCCATCTCCTCCCAGAGCTCACTGGTCCCATCCTGCCTTTAGACTGGCCTTTTCTCCCACTCGTCAGCCTGTACGAGAGAACAGGGGTGTCTGATGGTGGGGGGCTGGCGGTGGAGGAGCTTCCTCAGGGCTCTCTGCAGGCAGTGACGCACTGTCTgcagtggctgctgctgctggaggtctGGAGGGAGGATACCATAAAG gCGGTCCTTCCTGTGGCTAAGCTCGCCCGCCTGTCctgtgtgttcctgtgttcCAGTGACTTGTTCCTGGAGAGGCCTGTTCAGAAACTGACCTGGGGTCTATTCAGACTGCTGACAAG GGGATCCAGGCTGGACTCTTTGGACCTGAACGAGCCTCCTCCAGGTCTTGCCTCCTTCCAGGATTTGTACTCGGCTCTTTTGGCCCAATATGAAGCCGTGTCTTTTGGAGATCGGTTGTTTGGCTGCTGGGTGCTCTTGCCTCTGCAGAGGAGGTACAGCGCCACCATGAGGCTGGCCGTGTTTGGGGAACATGTGGGGATGCTGAGGTCCCTTGGGGTCACTCTGGCACAG CTGTCCATCCCTATTGAACGGTTCACGTCCCCCCCTGAAGACTCCCTTCCTGTCCTCCGTCTTTACTTTCGCTCTTTGGTGACGGGGACCCTGAAGTTCTCCTGGTGTCCCGTCTTATATGTGGTTGCATTGTCTCACGTTAACTCCTTCATCTTCTCTCAGGATGCTGCAGCACAG GAGGTTGAAATAGCTCGACACAGTATGTTGAGGAAAATCTACTACCTGACTGATGAG ATGTTGAAGAACCACTTGCTGCTCTTCCGTTTGCCCCAACAGCACTCAGAGCTCGGTTTCAATACGTACGAACAGTTGCCTCCCATCAGGGCGAAGCGTTTGGCGAATGTTGTGGGACTGCAGGACAGCAGCAATGACAAAGGAGACTGA
- the iah1 gene encoding isoamyl acetate-hydrolyzing esterase 1 homolog produces MSKFTSVIWPKVILFGDSITQFSFQVNGWGAEIANKLTRKCDVVNRGLSGYNSRWARIILPRFISSQNSEDNNIAAVTVFFGANDCSLEDKNPQQHVPLQEYSENLKEISRFLTSAGVSADRVIFITPPPVHEPAWEKECILKGCPLNRHNSAAGQYAQTCVQAAGQCGSDVLDLWTLMQKDGQDYTVYLSDGLHLSEKGNQFVAEHLWRLLESRLSDLPFILPYWGDVDPKSPESSLLCDQ; encoded by the exons ATGTCCAAGTTCACCTCAGTGATCTGGcctaaagtgattttatttggTGACTCCATCACGCAG TTTTCATTCCAAGTCAATGGATGGGGTGCAGAAATTGCCAACAAACTTACAAG AAAATGTGATGTTGTAAACAGAGGACTGTCTGGCTACAACTCCAGATGGGCCAGGATTATTCTGCCTCGCTTCATTAGTAGCCAGAACTCAGAAGACAACAACATAGCAGCTGTGACCGTCTTCTTTGGAGCCAACGACTGCTCACTGGAAG ATAAGAACCCGCAGCAGCACGTCCCTCTGCAGGAATATTcagagaacctgaaggagatcAGCAGGTTTCTGACTTCAGCCGGCGTCTCAGCAGACAGAGTTATCttcatcacacctcctcctgtTCACGAGCCAGCCTGGGAGAAAGAGTGTATTCTTAAAG ggtgtcctctgaaTCGCCACAACTCTGCAGCGGGGCAGTATGCACAGACGTGTGTCCAGGCAGCTGGTCAGTGCGGTTCAGATGTCCTGGACCTCTGGACACTCATGCAGAAAGATGGACAG GACTACACAGTCTACCTCTCTGATGGGCTGCATCTCTCAGAAAAAGGAAACCAGTTTGTGGCCGAACACCTGTGGAGGCTGCTGGAGAGCCGTCTGTCCGACCTGCCCTTCATCCTGCCCTACTGGGGAGACGTGGACCCTAAAAGCCCCGAGAGCAGCCTACTGTGTGATCAGTGA